A single region of the Serinus canaria isolate serCan28SL12 chromosome 1, serCan2020, whole genome shotgun sequence genome encodes:
- the ING1 gene encoding inhibitor of growth protein 1 isoform X2: MLHCIQRALIRSQELGDEKIQIVSQMVELVENRTRQVDSHVELFETCQETNDTTGNSGKASQDKSKNETIAQAEKPNNKRSRRQRNNENRENASNNHDHDDITSGTPKEKKAKTSKKKKRSKAKAEREASPPDLPIDPNEPTYCLCNQVSYGEMIGCDNDECPIEWFHFSCVGLNHKPKGKWYCPKCRGENEKTMDKALEKSKKERAYNR; the protein is encoded by the coding sequence ATGTTGCACTGCATACAGAGAGCCTTGATTCGAAGTCAGGAACTGGGGGACGAGAAGATCCAAATCGTCAGTCAGATGGTGGAGCTGGTTGAGAACAGAACAAGGCAAGTGGACAGCCACGTGGAACTGTTTGAGACTTGTCAAGAGACTAATGACACCACTGGAAACAGTGGGAAAGCCAGCCAGGATAAGTCCAAGAATGAGACAATCGCACAGGCTGAAAAGCCCAACAACAAGAGATCGAGGAGGCAACGGAATAATGAGAATCGAGAAAATGCCTCAAATAATCATGATCACGATGACATCACCTCAGGAACaccaaaggagaagaaagcaaaaacatcCAAGAAGAAGAAACGATCCAAGGCTAAAGCAGAGCGGGAAGCTTCTCCCCCTGACCTTCCTATTGACCCTAATGAGCCAACATACTGCTTGTGCAACCAAGTCTCCTATGGAGAAATGATAGGATGTGATAATGATGAGTGCCCCATTGAATGGTTTCACTTTTCTTGTGTGGGACTCAACCATAAACCAAAGGGCAAATGGTACTGCCCCAAATGTagaggagaaaatgagaaaactatGGACAAGGCATTGGAGAAATCTAAAAAAGAAAGGGCATACAACAGGTAG
- the ING1 gene encoding inhibitor of growth protein 1 isoform X1 — translation MKMLSPANGDQLHLVNYVEDYLDSIESMPFDLQRNVSLMREIDAKYQEILKDLDDYYEKFKRETDAVQKRRMLHCIQRALIRSQELGDEKIQIVSQMVELVENRTRQVDSHVELFETCQETNDTTGNSGKASQDKSKNETIAQAEKPNNKRSRRQRNNENRENASNNHDHDDITSGTPKEKKAKTSKKKKRSKAKAEREASPPDLPIDPNEPTYCLCNQVSYGEMIGCDNDECPIEWFHFSCVGLNHKPKGKWYCPKCRGENEKTMDKALEKSKKERAYNR, via the exons ATGAAAATGTTGAGTCCTGCAAACGGAGACCAGCTTCACCTAGTGAACTATGTGGAGGATTATCTGGACTCCATCGAGTCTATGCCCTTCGATCTGCAGAGAAATGTCTCCTTGATGAGGGAAATTGACGCCAAATATCAAG AGATTCTGAAGGACCTGGATGATTACTATGAAAAATTTAAACGAGAGACAGATGCTGTGCAGAAGAGAAGGATGTTGCACTGCATACAGAGAGCCTTGATTCGAAGTCAGGAACTGGGGGACGAGAAGATCCAAATCGTCAGTCAGATGGTGGAGCTGGTTGAGAACAGAACAAGGCAAGTGGACAGCCACGTGGAACTGTTTGAGACTTGTCAAGAGACTAATGACACCACTGGAAACAGTGGGAAAGCCAGCCAGGATAAGTCCAAGAATGAGACAATCGCACAGGCTGAAAAGCCCAACAACAAGAGATCGAGGAGGCAACGGAATAATGAGAATCGAGAAAATGCCTCAAATAATCATGATCACGATGACATCACCTCAGGAACaccaaaggagaagaaagcaaaaacatcCAAGAAGAAGAAACGATCCAAGGCTAAAGCAGAGCGGGAAGCTTCTCCCCCTGACCTTCCTATTGACCCTAATGAGCCAACATACTGCTTGTGCAACCAAGTCTCCTATGGAGAAATGATAGGATGTGATAATGATGAGTGCCCCATTGAATGGTTTCACTTTTCTTGTGTGGGACTCAACCATAAACCAAAGGGCAAATGGTACTGCCCCAAATGTagaggagaaaatgagaaaactatGGACAAGGCATTGGAGAAATCTAAAAAAGAAAGGGCATACAACAGGTAG